In Uranotaenia lowii strain MFRU-FL chromosome 2, ASM2978415v1, whole genome shotgun sequence, one genomic interval encodes:
- the LOC129742571 gene encoding optomotor-blind protein-like: MRYDGQELLQSDEFSRPAKGMAYHPFLQLPRPTDFSVSSLLTAGSPPEGQNSPSAGAGAAAAAATAAAAAAATANPAAPYFPAAALAALSGAPGGHQPPLYPGALLPKLPPHHPHPHHPLGTAYTTAEDVVLAAVAAHQHHPAMRPLRAFQPEDDGVVDDPKVTLEGKELFEKFHKLGTEMVITKSGRKPEIHTVESTNSGPAGSGIINNALWMRFFYVSGRIIYTTRKAIGTS; encoded by the exons ATGAGATACGACGGTCAAGAATTACTCCAATCTGACGAATTCAGTAGGCCGGCCAAGGGAATGGCCTATCATCCATTCCTGCAGCTACCGAGACCGACTGACTTCAGCGTGTCTTCGCTGTTGACTGCGGGCTCACCGCCCGAAGGACAGAACTCGCCGAGTGCCGGTGCCGGTGCTGCTGCGGCCGCCgcgactgctgctgctgccgctgcTGCTACGGCGAATCCCGCTGCCCCATACTTTCCGGCCGCAGCACTAGCCGCCCTATCGGGTGCCCCGGGAGGGCATCAACCGCCGCTCTATCCGGGGGCACTGCTACCCAAGTTACCACCGCACCATCCGCATCCGCACCATCCTCTCGGGACGGCTTACACCACAGCCGAAGACGTAGTGCTGGCCGCGGTAGCAGCCCATCAGCACCATCCGGCCATGAGGCCGCTCAGGGCTTTCCAGCCCGAAGACGATGGGGTCGTTGACGATCCCAAGGTGACCCTCGAGGGTAAGGAACTGTTCGAGAAGTTCCACAAGCTAGGCACGGAGATGGTCATCACCAAAAGTGGCAG GAAACCAGAGATTCACACTGTGGAATCCACAAACAGCGGACCAGCTGGCAGCGGTATCATTAACAATGCTCTTTGGATGCGGTTTTTCTATGTTTCCGGAAGGATCATCTATACGACTCGCAAGGCAATTGGTACAAGCTGA